The following nucleotide sequence is from Primulina tabacum isolate GXHZ01 chromosome 2, ASM2559414v2, whole genome shotgun sequence.
TGAGCTTCAAATCCGAGCTTTTGGATGGGTCCGACAGTTTGAATGATTGGTTTTTGCCTGATGGGATTCAGCCCTCGACTCAAATTTATGCATGTTCTTGGACTGGAGTGAAATGCGGTGAGAATTCTTCGACAATAATCGGTTTAGACCTGTCGATGAAGAATCTTGGAGGTTCCTTGTCGGGGAAACAGTTCGCTCTTTTTCTTGATCTTGTCGAGCTCAACCTAAGCCACAATTCCTTCTCGCATCAACTTCCAACTGGGATTTTCAATCTCACAAGCCTCAGGTTGTTAGACATCAGCAGGAACAATTTTTCTGGTCGGTTTCCGAATGGGATTTCGGGCCTGGGAAATCTTGTTGTTCTTGATGCCTTCAGCAACAGCTTCTCTGGGCCGTTGCCCGCGGAAGTTTCTCAGCTGGAGTTTCTCAAAGTGGTGAATTTTGCAGGGAGTTACTTCAGTGGGAAAATCCCATCTGAATATGGCTCGTTTGGGAGTCTCGAATTTGTTCATTTAGCAGGAAATTTTCTAAGTGGCGGTGTGCCACCTGAGTTGGGGAAACTGCAAAGATTGTCGCATATGGAGATTGGGTACAACTCATATGAAGGTGGGATTCCCTGGCAATTTGGTAACATGAGTGAACTTCGGTATCTTGATATCGCAGATGCCAATCTTTCAGGCATTTTACCAAACCAACTCAGCAATCTCACTAATCTTGAATCACTCTTTCTGTTCAAGAATCAGCTTACTGGGAAAATCCCACAAGAATTCAGCAAACTCTTGACACTCAAAAGCTTGGATCTATCTGACAACTTGCTTTTCGGTCCAATTCCAGACAGTTTTTCAGAGCTGAAGAATCTTAGGTTGTTGAGCTTGATGTACAATGACTTAAGTGGCAGTGTTCCCGAAGGGATTGCTCAGCTTCCAAAATTGGATACATTGCTTATATGGAACAATTACTTTACAGGGTCACTCCCGTTTGACTTAGGAAGATACTCAAAGCTTAAACATGTGGATGCTTCAACAAATTATTTTGTTGGTAGCATACCACCTGATATATGTTATGGAGGAGAGTTGCTCAAGTTAATCCTGTTTTCGAACAATTTTACTGGTGGGCTGTCTCCATCTCTCTCCAATTGTTCTTCTCTGGTTCGCCTTAGGCTCGAAGACAATTTTTTCTCGGGTAAGATATCACTAGAATTCGGCAAATttcaaaatatgtcatatgTGGATTTGTCTAGGAACAGGTTCACAGGAGGGATTCCAACTGATATTGATAAAGCTTTAAAGCTTGAGTATCTCAATTTATCTGATAATCCATTTCTTGGAGGCATTATACCGGTTGAAGCATGGTCTTTGCCACTTCTTCAAAACTTCTCTGCGAGTTCTTGCGGGATATCAGGCAATCTTCCTTCATTTGAGGAttgcaaatctttatctgttctTGAATTTAGAATGAACAATTTATCAGGAAAAATCCCAGGAAGTGTATCCTTTTGTAAGGAACTTTTGATGATAGATTTGGCAGATAATAACTTGACCGGCTCAATACCTGTGGAGTTCGCTAGTCTTCCCCTTATCAGTGTATTAGACCTGTCACATAACAGTTTCACCGGTCCAATCCCGGTCGAGTTTGGATCCTCTCAAAGCTTGGAGCTGCTGAATGTATCATATAATGATATTTCGGGCTCGATCCCTAGACAATCGAAGTTCAAGTCCATGGATATTAGTGCGTTTCTTGGTAATCCGAAGCTCTGTGGGGAACCTCTGAGACGTTGCAATCGTGAAAATGGGATCTCAAATGGACTGCAAGTAGGAAGCAGAAGAGCACAAAAAGTATCCTGGATTCTCATCATTTGTGCAGTCACGGTTTTGTTCATCATGGCTGCAGTGTTCGGGATACTATACTTCAAGAAAAGAAGTAAAGGTCCGTGGAAAATGGTTGCTTTTGATGGGCTTCCTCTGTTTACGGCAAAAGATGTTTTGAAAAGCTTTAGTGGAAATGAAGCTGGGGAGGCAGTGCGCACATTGCCCGATTCAATAAGAAAAGTCGTTTTACCCACAGGAATCACGGTTTCAGTAAAGAAGATAGTATGGGAgccaaaggaaaagaaaaatgcTTTAGAACACCTGATTAGGA
It contains:
- the LOC142528902 gene encoding uncharacterized protein LOC142528902, which produces MQVPMEILHPKNFTLVVVSLLFMVPILLAFDPLTDALLSFKSELLDGSDSLNDWFLPDGIQPSTQIYACSWTGVKCGENSSTIIGLDLSMKNLGGSLSGKQFALFLDLVELNLSHNSFSHQLPTGIFNLTSLRLLDISRNNFSGRFPNGISGLGNLVVLDAFSNSFSGPLPAEVSQLEFLKVVNFAGSYFSGKIPSEYGSFGSLEFVHLAGNFLSGGVPPELGKLQRLSHMEIGYNSYEGGIPWQFGNMSELRYLDIADANLSGILPNQLSNLTNLESLFLFKNQLTGKIPQEFSKLLTLKSLDLSDNLLFGPIPDSFSELKNLRLLSLMYNDLSGSVPEGIAQLPKLDTLLIWNNYFTGSLPFDLGRYSKLKHVDASTNYFVGSIPPDICYGGELLKLILFSNNFTGGLSPSLSNCSSLVRLRLEDNFFSGKISLEFGKFQNMSYVDLSRNRFTGGIPTDIDKALKLEYLNLSDNPFLGGIIPVEAWSLPLLQNFSASSCGISGNLPSFEDCKSLSVLEFRMNNLSGKIPGSVSFCKELLMIDLADNNLTGSIPVEFASLPLISVLDLSHNSFTGPIPVEFGSSQSLELLNVSYNDISGSIPRQSKFKSMDISAFLGNPKLCGEPLRRCNRENGISNGLQVGSRRAQKVSWILIICAVTVLFIMAAVFGILYFKKRSKGPWKMVAFDGLPLFTAKDVLKSFSGNEAGEAVRTLPDSIRKVVLPTGITVSVKKIVWEPKEKKNALEHLIRIGNSRHKNLTRLLGICYNNNLAYLLYDYLPNNDLAEKIRVGRDWETKCKIIDKVARALYFLHHECYPAISHGDLKASNVLFDENMEPHLAEYGLTSFIQSSSSLLPGKTRKQTGVGEFNTSMTDELQRDIINFGELVLHVLSDGRLANTASLSMQNTPREVLIREMTKDNGIAPSSSSQEQMVSVLEVALLCTRSRSSMQEIVKMLSVLNLQTNGKSLGREGHGAL